ATTGGGTTTCCATAACAACCCTTTAATTCTCACCAAATTTATAGCCAAATCCTCTGACCTCAACTCCATTCATTACGCTCATTGCTTCCTCTTTTCACCCCATTCCAACACCGATTTCTACGATGCTTTCCTTTTTAACACTCTTATCAAAGCTTATGCCCAATCTGGGGACTTGAAGCTCAAAGCTTTATGGGTTTTCAATTTCATGCTTGAATGCCAAGTTTTGCCTAATAATTTTACGTACCCTTTTGTTTTAAAGGCCAGTGCTGGCATTGGGGACTTGAATTTAGGCAAGTCCGTTCATGGGTCattgttaaaatttggttttgatGGGAATAATCATGTTTTAAACACATTGGTACACATGTATTGTAGCTGCAAAGGAGGGATTCAGATTGGTCGTAAACTGTTTGATGAAATGACGAAAAATGACTCAGTTCCTTGGAGCGCTATGATTGGTGGGTATGTTCGTTTGGGGCGATCGAATGATGCAGTTGACTTATTTAGGCAAATGCAGATACAAGGTGTTTGCCCTGATGAGATTACAATGGTCGCTGTTTTGTGTGCTTGTACTGATTTAGGTGCACTTGAACTAGGGAGATGGGTTGAGTCTCTTATTGAAAAGAGAAAACTGAACAAATCTGTAGAGCTCAATAATGCGCTTATTGATATGTTTGCCAAGTGTGGTGATGTTGACAAAGCTTTGAAATTGTTTAGGACCATGAATGAGAGAAGTATTGTTTCTTGGACCTCTGTCATTGTTGGTTTAGCCATGCATGGGCGTGCATTGCAGGCTGTTTCTTTGTTTCAGGAGATGATAAGAGATGGGGTTGAACCAGATGGTGTTGTTTTCATTGGGTTGCTCTCTGCTTGTAGTCATTCTGGATTTGTTGAGAAAGGAAAggaatattttgatttgatgagGAAGGAGTTTGCTATTTTGCCTAAAATCGAACACTATGGATGCATGGTAGATATGTTATGTAGGGCAGGACATGTTAGAGAGGCAGTGGAGTTTGTTCAAAAGATGCCTATTGAGCCAAACTCTATTGTTTGGCGAACATTGGTAAATGCTTGCCGTACACACAGTGAACTCAAGCTAGGAGAGAACCTTGCCAAACAACTAATACAAAACGAGCCTACACTCGAGGCCAATTACGTCTTGCTTTCCAATATATACGCAAAGATGTCCCATTGGGAGGAGAAAACCAAGACTAGGGAAGTGATGGACAAGAAGGGGATGAGAAAGATCCCAGGGAGCACTATGATAGAgctaaataataagatttataGATTTGTTGCTGGAGATATGTCTCATAATCAGTTCAAGGAAATATTTGAGATGGTAGATGAGATGGGGAGAGAAATGAAGAGGGCTGGATATGTTCCTTCTACTTCGGAAGTTATGCTTGATATCGATGAAGAAGACAAGGAAGATAATTTGAATAGGCATAGTGAAAAACTGGCCATTGCTTTTGCTCTTATGAATACTCCACCAGGGACTCCTATTAGGATTGTGAAAAACCTGCGAGTTTGTAATGATTGTCATTCTGCCACTAAGTTTATATCAAAGATTTATAATCGAGAAATTATAGCAAGGGATCGGAGTCGGTTTCACCATTTCAAGG
This sequence is a window from Gossypium raimondii isolate GPD5lz chromosome 5, ASM2569854v1, whole genome shotgun sequence. Protein-coding genes within it:
- the LOC105770760 gene encoding pentatricopeptide repeat-containing protein At4g21065 translates to MQTSIPKPKLLFILRTIATSATGSYSTQSAASERGFLTLLHSCNTFSNLLQLQTQILKLGFHNNPLILTKFIAKSSDLNSIHYAHCFLFSPHSNTDFYDAFLFNTLIKAYAQSGDLKLKALWVFNFMLECQVLPNNFTYPFVLKASAGIGDLNLGKSVHGSLLKFGFDGNNHVLNTLVHMYCSCKGGIQIGRKLFDEMTKNDSVPWSAMIGGYVRLGRSNDAVDLFRQMQIQGVCPDEITMVAVLCACTDLGALELGRWVESLIEKRKLNKSVELNNALIDMFAKCGDVDKALKLFRTMNERSIVSWTSVIVGLAMHGRALQAVSLFQEMIRDGVEPDGVVFIGLLSACSHSGFVEKGKEYFDLMRKEFAILPKIEHYGCMVDMLCRAGHVREAVEFVQKMPIEPNSIVWRTLVNACRTHSELKLGENLAKQLIQNEPTLEANYVLLSNIYAKMSHWEEKTKTREVMDKKGMRKIPGSTMIELNNKIYRFVAGDMSHNQFKEIFEMVDEMGREMKRAGYVPSTSEVMLDIDEEDKEDNLNRHSEKLAIAFALMNTPPGTPIRIVKNLRVCNDCHSATKFISKIYNREIIARDRSRFHHFKDGLCSCKDFW